From Desulfurobacteriaceae bacterium, one genomic window encodes:
- a CDS encoding DNA adenine methylase → MLPWIGGKSKLAKWIISHFPANYQKMTYVEPFGGAGWVLFRKEPSLVEIYNDNDELLVNLFVVLRDHFQEFKRRAKRTLHSRRQFQMAVEQLKTGYFRDNIDKALLYAITVVQSFSGTRNSWGYYISANTRKTSSTRWLPFLRRLNQVRERLSIVQIECLDFRKVIEKYDTSNTLFYLDPPYVQKEHYYRTGFTEKDHRDLADILKNIKGKFVLSYYPCDLVEELYKDFNWHTKEVSKSSYGITEFSKVRSRPRGTELLIKNF, encoded by the coding sequence CCCATGGATTGGCGGCAAAAGTAAACTCGCTAAGTGGATAATCTCCCACTTTCCAGCAAACTACCAGAAGATGACGTATGTAGAACCGTTTGGAGGAGCAGGTTGGGTTTTATTCAGAAAAGAACCCTCTCTTGTGGAGATCTACAATGACAACGATGAACTGCTCGTTAACCTTTTCGTCGTCCTGAGGGACCACTTTCAGGAATTCAAAAGGAGAGCCAAAAGAACCCTTCACTCAAGACGCCAGTTCCAGATGGCAGTAGAACAACTCAAAACAGGCTATTTCCGAGACAACATAGACAAAGCCCTACTTTACGCTATTACCGTAGTTCAGTCATTTTCAGGAACAAGGAACAGCTGGGGATACTACATTTCTGCTAACACCAGAAAAACAAGTAGCACCCGTTGGCTTCCATTTCTAAGAAGACTTAACCAGGTAAGGGAAAGACTCTCCATAGTTCAGATAGAATGCCTTGACTTCCGAAAGGTCATAGAGAAATACGACACTTCCAACACGCTCTTCTACCTTGACCCGCCATACGTCCAAAAGGAGCATTACTACCGGACTGGATTCACGGAAAAAGACCACAGAGACCTTGCAGATATCTTGAAAAACATTAAGGGAAAGTTTGTTCTTTCTTACTATCCTTGCGACCTTGTAGAAGAGTTATACAAGGACTTTAACTGGCACACAAAAGAGGTTTCCAAGTCAAGTTATGGAATTACTGAATTCTCAAAGGTGAGGAGCCGCCCACGAGGGACGGAGCTCCTCATAAAGAACTTTTAG